One genomic region from Chloroherpetonaceae bacterium encodes:
- a CDS encoding lysophospholipid acyltransferase family protein, producing the protein MLKVDRSALYTFWFRHYSRREFKKHFDKVRVFGSANLQNVNREIPMILYSNHSYWWDGFWSQLCNEAYLNQNLFIIIEYKQLVRYQFFRKLGAFSIVRENPREAIETLNYAVECLLSPSAKPNGLWIFPQGTIESVEKRPLNFFNGTAKIAEKILQKKHSVYLTPFATRIEYLGEQKPELWLSFRAPKILTPESSINPKVLTEEMESEVTSELDLLKERGIAKDVRGGEILVEGSASINKKWDLFREKFFPKRK; encoded by the coding sequence ATGTTAAAAGTTGACCGAAGTGCACTTTACACATTTTGGTTCCGACATTATTCTCGTCGGGAATTCAAAAAACACTTTGATAAAGTTCGTGTTTTTGGAAGCGCTAACCTCCAAAATGTAAACCGTGAGATTCCTATGATTCTATATTCAAATCATTCCTATTGGTGGGATGGATTTTGGTCTCAACTTTGCAATGAAGCCTATTTAAATCAAAACCTCTTTATCATCATCGAGTATAAACAACTCGTTCGTTATCAGTTCTTTAGAAAGTTAGGCGCGTTTTCAATTGTCCGTGAAAATCCAAGAGAAGCAATTGAAACACTGAATTATGCTGTTGAGTGTTTGCTTTCTCCATCCGCAAAACCAAACGGGTTATGGATATTTCCGCAAGGCACTATTGAATCAGTTGAAAAAAGGCCACTTAATTTCTTCAACGGCACGGCAAAAATTGCTGAAAAAATTCTTCAAAAAAAACACTCCGTTTATTTAACTCCATTTGCAACCCGTATTGAATACCTTGGAGAGCAAAAACCCGAACTTTGGCTTTCGTTTCGCGCTCCAAAAATTCTCACTCCGGAGTCTTCAATTAATCCAAAAGTATTAACCGAAGAAATGGAAAGCGAAGTAACCTCAGAACTTGACTTACTCAAAGAAAGGGGAATTGCAAAAGATGTTAGAGGTGGAGAAATTCTTGTTGAGGGTAGTGCTTCAATCAATAAAAAATGGGATTTGTTTAGAGAAAAATTTTTCCCGAAAAGAAAATGA
- a CDS encoding M48 family metalloprotease, with translation MKRLFIVFLFNALLFEHAVASDKIYSSSSQGNQHLALIHFSQHSLQPNKKTEVKPKENVTKPSSKQKKSSWGNEIVYTKRSNNAVRSGAGAFFPVVATVPENMPLKVMDRGEKWLKVQLPDKKEGWIAENCLVDRPTDANASKRLASSWSGGKASRAGVAAAVKGFAGKFGKTNSGNVNAVFEYAQKGFTLSEYTSFNSPISRAGSTNRGKFTLGSAGLSSGAYDVRFAEQQIGAGIAARIIATKGLYNDRALHQYLNLICTSIAMNSESYDVDFTVYILNDNLINAFALPGGYIFVTTGLIKACQDEAELATVIAHEMGHVILRHGLQELSKRIAKIRAEILFDELDAEFEDERDEEEKEMEAELDNIAEEAYERCIGRRLMQYEFEADKAGAVLSANAGYDPTAIVRMLRTVSGIQASQPKPESLDSEYFNTNEYKLRISGVESFISVGYNSSGATLRDRFNSRTSKLR, from the coding sequence ATGAAACGCTTATTTATTGTATTTCTATTTAATGCACTATTATTTGAGCATGCTGTTGCTAGTGATAAGATTTATTCATCTTCCTCACAAGGTAATCAGCATTTGGCTTTAATTCATTTTTCTCAACATTCTTTGCAGCCAAATAAAAAAACTGAAGTTAAACCTAAGGAAAATGTAACCAAGCCTTCATCAAAACAAAAAAAAAGCAGTTGGGGGAATGAGATTGTTTATACAAAAAGGAGCAATAACGCTGTTCGGTCTGGAGCTGGAGCATTTTTTCCCGTTGTTGCAACTGTACCTGAAAACATGCCTCTAAAGGTGATGGATCGGGGGGAAAAGTGGCTGAAGGTTCAATTGCCGGATAAGAAAGAAGGATGGATTGCCGAAAACTGTTTGGTTGATAGACCCACTGACGCCAATGCTTCAAAACGCCTTGCGTCTTCTTGGAGTGGTGGAAAAGCCTCACGCGCTGGAGTTGCTGCGGCTGTAAAAGGGTTTGCCGGGAAATTTGGCAAAACGAATTCTGGAAATGTGAATGCTGTGTTTGAATATGCACAAAAGGGCTTTACGCTTTCGGAGTACACATCGTTTAATTCACCAATTAGTCGTGCTGGCTCTACAAATCGAGGGAAGTTCACACTTGGCTCCGCCGGACTCTCTTCCGGTGCTTACGATGTGCGTTTTGCAGAACAGCAGATTGGAGCAGGAATTGCTGCGAGAATTATTGCAACCAAAGGGTTATACAACGACCGTGCCCTTCATCAGTATTTGAACCTCATTTGCACATCAATTGCTATGAATTCAGAAAGTTATGATGTTGATTTTACGGTCTATATCCTCAACGACAATCTCATTAATGCGTTTGCGCTTCCGGGCGGATATATTTTTGTAACCACCGGTCTTATTAAAGCATGCCAAGATGAAGCAGAACTTGCTACGGTTATCGCTCATGAAATGGGGCATGTCATTTTAAGACACGGTCTTCAAGAACTCTCAAAGCGAATTGCTAAAATAAGGGCTGAAATACTTTTTGATGAATTGGACGCGGAATTTGAAGACGAGCGGGATGAAGAAGAAAAGGAAATGGAGGCCGAACTGGACAACATAGCGGAGGAAGCCTACGAAAGATGTATTGGCCGCCGATTAATGCAGTATGAATTTGAAGCGGATAAAGCCGGCGCAGTTCTTTCAGCAAATGCTGGCTATGACCCCACGGCAATCGTAAGGATGTTACGAACCGTTTCGGGAATTCAGGCTTCGCAACCAAAACCTGAGAGTCTTGATTCTGAATATTTTAATACCAACGAATACAAACTGCGTATTTCTGGCGTTGAGTCTTTTATCTCCGTTGGATATAACTCTTCAGGAGCTACTCTTCGCGACCGATTTAATTCGCGAACTTCGAAACTTCGATAA
- a CDS encoding MFS transporter: MKKSPLLILFFTVLIDLIGFGLVLPLLPNYAREMGASSFEIGLIASAYSFMQFFFAPAWGSLSDRIGRRPVILISVATSAFSYFFFSQANTILLLLLSRILAGIGSANVGVTQAYITDISDSSTRSKSLGILGAAFGLGFVLGPPIGGLIKTYYGGAAVGYSAALITLLDFGLAYFLLPESLTEKRNTEISFNPFHGEKLAAMFRFPAVNRLYLTSFCFVFAFVNMQITIPLLWKEKYSFSDADIGFLFSMIAVVSVVVQGGLIGKLVRIFGERKLLPIGLALMLLGIGFLPFVPASKFLSYGSLTLIILALGNGLCNPINTSLVSLYTPKDAQGEILGVLQSVGSLGRVIAPFTGSLLYGIDLHAPYLTGSLSLFIGLIVSFSLASFELNHIKEAV, from the coding sequence ATGAAAAAATCGCCTCTCCTGATTCTTTTTTTTACAGTTCTGATTGATCTTATCGGATTTGGATTAGTATTACCGTTACTTCCAAACTACGCTCGAGAAATGGGTGCAAGCTCATTTGAGATAGGCCTTATCGCTTCAGCATATTCATTTATGCAGTTTTTTTTTGCTCCGGCTTGGGGCAGTTTAAGTGATCGAATCGGTCGAAGACCGGTGATTCTTATCAGCGTAGCGACTTCCGCCTTCTCTTACTTTTTCTTCTCTCAAGCAAATACCATTTTATTGCTTTTGCTTTCGCGAATTTTAGCGGGTATAGGCTCTGCAAATGTTGGTGTCACGCAGGCGTATATCACCGATATTTCAGATTCGTCAACCCGCTCAAAAAGTCTTGGCATTCTAGGTGCTGCTTTTGGATTGGGGTTTGTGTTAGGGCCTCCAATTGGTGGATTAATAAAAACATATTATGGCGGTGCTGCGGTTGGCTATAGCGCAGCCTTAATTACCTTACTTGACTTTGGGCTTGCTTATTTTCTTTTACCCGAATCTTTAACTGAAAAAAGAAACACAGAAATTTCTTTTAATCCATTTCACGGAGAAAAACTCGCAGCGATGTTTCGCTTTCCGGCTGTCAATCGGTTGTATCTCACAAGCTTTTGTTTTGTATTTGCTTTTGTCAATATGCAGATTACCATTCCACTTTTATGGAAAGAGAAGTATTCATTTTCAGATGCCGATATTGGGTTTCTCTTTTCGATGATAGCAGTTGTTTCGGTGGTTGTACAAGGTGGTTTAATTGGAAAACTTGTAAGAATATTTGGTGAAAGAAAATTACTTCCAATTGGATTGGCGCTTATGTTACTTGGTATCGGGTTTCTTCCTTTTGTCCCCGCCAGTAAATTTCTTTCCTATGGAAGTTTAACGCTAATCATTCTTGCTTTGGGAAATGGGCTTTGCAACCCTATTAACACTTCCCTTGTTTCACTTTATACACCGAAAGATGCCCAAGGAGAAATTTTAGGTGTCTTACAGTCAGTTGGTTCTTTGGGGCGAGTGATTGCTCCTTTTACGGGGAGTTTGCTTTATGGAATTGATCTTCATGCACCTTATTTAACCGGAAGTTTATCCCTTTTTATTGGGCTTATTGTTTCATTTTCTCTCGCTTCTTTTGAACTCAATCATATAAAAGAAGCGGTTTAA
- a CDS encoding response regulator, translating to MYLRSLLIIDDDPNVHNLYAITLHDFHLKIHSCFNGFEGYQELRSNSYDLALMDIEMPEMTGLQVLERLTGEGVSFPPVIVISAAEGNHLISDCMNRGASDYLKKPVRTSFLKSVVRDILDTVDITKQSLPRAMYEMARRKSTADLIISTDLGIGNIKYKFGKLIEASFLGKTGINAVDLLKEIQKLKIDVEHR from the coding sequence ATGTATTTAAGGTCTTTGCTCATCATTGATGATGATCCGAATGTTCATAACCTTTATGCCATTACACTTCACGACTTTCACCTAAAGATCCACTCTTGCTTCAACGGATTTGAAGGGTATCAAGAGTTGCGTTCTAACAGTTACGACCTCGCGCTAATGGATATTGAAATGCCTGAAATGACCGGTTTGCAGGTTTTGGAAAGATTAACCGGTGAAGGTGTGTCGTTTCCGCCGGTTATTGTGATTAGTGCAGCTGAGGGGAATCATTTGATTTCAGACTGTATGAATCGAGGCGCATCCGATTATTTAAAGAAACCGGTACGCACCTCTTTTTTGAAATCTGTGGTTAGAGACATTTTAGACACTGTTGATATTACAAAACAGAGTTTACCAAGAGCGATGTATGAGATGGCAAGGCGAAAATCAACGGCAGATCTTATCATCTCAACTGATTTAGGCATCGGAAATATCAAGTATAAATTTGGGAAACTTATCGAAGCATCATTTTTAGGGAAAACTGGAATTAATGCCGTTGATCTTCTGAAGGAAATTCAAAAACTTAAAATTGATGTCGAACATCGATAG
- a CDS encoding GNAT family N-acetyltransferase encodes MSNIDSLTSLTLSFEPLQPKDFATLRALADCIWKVHYPGIISMEQIEFMLERNFNDDKILLELSQGFIYELMILNGEAVGYTAYRFETESQRVFLSKMYLLVELHGKGLGQQALSHVLAYAKEQHASSVYLFVNKKNEKAILAYQRFGFKKNRELITQIGGGFVMDDFEMTFQF; translated from the coding sequence ATGTCGAACATCGATAGTCTTACTTCGTTAACCCTTTCTTTTGAACCGCTCCAACCGAAAGATTTTGCTACACTCAGAGCTTTAGCAGATTGTATTTGGAAGGTGCATTATCCCGGAATTATCTCAATGGAACAAATCGAGTTCATGTTAGAGAGAAACTTTAATGATGACAAGATTCTTTTGGAGTTATCACAAGGATTTATTTATGAATTAATGATACTTAATGGGGAAGCCGTCGGATATACTGCCTACCGCTTTGAAACTGAATCGCAACGCGTTTTTTTGAGCAAGATGTATTTGCTTGTTGAGCTTCACGGCAAGGGATTAGGGCAACAAGCGCTATCTCATGTTTTAGCGTATGCAAAGGAACAACATGCCTCTTCGGTCTATCTCTTCGTAAATAAAAAAAATGAAAAAGCGATTCTTGCTTACCAACGATTTGGCTTTAAGAAAAATCGTGAATTAATCACACAGATTGGAGGAGGTTTTGTGATGGATGATTTTGAGATGACCTTTCAGTTTTGA
- a CDS encoding serine hydrolase domain-containing protein, with amino-acid sequence MNVSIAERAFPGGVVGVIKNGRTVFLESFGKATYDSSASPISIETVFDLASVTKPLTAGLLVMKLYEENRIRLSDTLGQFLPQANAGSKGKITIRQLLTHSSGLVAFRRYHDTLNTTEKVLNAIYQDSLFRNPGDTTIYSDINFVLLGKIVEKIYGKNLSDCFDEQIARPMKLNRIGFHAGALNQFAGVVIAPVEKDTLWKMSFERPLVHDPTSAKLSGISANAGLFGDVKSVLSICTMLLDEGIATVYDSLEKKVKKVKIFEPTTVKRFTTRDTVLGERALGFDMKSNNEKTSAGRYMTLKTFGHLGYTGTSFWIDPIKKVAIVLLTNRVYPNSLNNAIRGVRRKVSDAAMKALEKNPKEQFETTEVHP; translated from the coding sequence ATGAATGTTTCCATTGCGGAAAGGGCATTCCCCGGTGGGGTTGTTGGAGTCATAAAGAATGGCAGAACGGTGTTTTTGGAGTCTTTTGGAAAAGCAACCTATGATTCTTCAGCATCTCCAATTTCGATTGAAACGGTCTTTGACCTTGCCTCAGTTACAAAGCCCTTAACCGCAGGACTTCTTGTAATGAAACTTTATGAAGAAAATCGAATCCGGTTATCAGATACTCTAGGTCAATTTCTCCCGCAAGCAAATGCTGGCAGTAAGGGTAAAATTACAATCCGACAATTGCTCACACATAGTTCCGGCCTTGTCGCTTTTCGAAGATATCACGATACGCTCAATACCACGGAAAAAGTCCTAAATGCGATTTATCAAGATTCTTTATTTCGAAATCCGGGTGACACCACCATTTATAGTGATATTAATTTTGTCTTGCTTGGGAAAATTGTTGAGAAAATTTACGGCAAAAATCTCAGTGATTGTTTTGATGAACAGATTGCAAGGCCAATGAAATTGAACCGAATTGGGTTTCATGCAGGTGCGTTGAATCAGTTCGCTGGCGTTGTTATTGCGCCTGTTGAAAAAGATACGCTTTGGAAAATGTCTTTTGAGCGCCCCCTAGTTCATGATCCAACTTCGGCAAAATTGAGCGGGATTTCGGCGAACGCAGGACTTTTTGGCGATGTGAAATCAGTTCTGAGCATATGCACGATGCTCCTTGATGAAGGAATTGCAACGGTTTATGATTCGCTTGAAAAAAAAGTGAAAAAAGTAAAAATCTTTGAGCCCACAACAGTAAAACGATTTACAACACGAGACACCGTTCTGGGCGAAAGAGCTTTAGGGTTTGATATGAAATCGAATAACGAAAAAACATCAGCCGGTCGCTATATGACCCTCAAAACTTTTGGCCATTTAGGTTACACAGGTACAAGTTTTTGGATCGACCCTATTAAAAAAGTTGCAATCGTATTACTGACCAATCGAGTTTATCCGAATTCTCTTAACAATGCCATTCGTGGAGTAAGAAGAAAGGTGTCAGATGCGGCAATGAAAGCATTAGAGAAGAACCCGAAGGAACAATTTGAAACGACGGAAGTTCATCCTTAA
- a CDS encoding tetratricopeptide repeat-containing sensor histidine kinase, with translation MIRGSCAIHKILLIIIFLNFGIEAEASDPKSTSQIIDSLQNRLENVSGKERVDVLNQLAWEYRGELAIRSIQYGESALELAKVLGYSKGETTALSFLGVAWRNLGNLSKALELYYKALKIAEATADSERVAYSHINIGNIYIYQEKYEKALTSFQLALEKAEPLKNPQILAYIYINTGRVYNELRQFEKALYDYSRALNLREGYSDTRGIATVCYEIGNVLIELGRLREARQFLDRSINLSNKHKFIDELAYGYLNLARVEERSNNLDQAIIYATISLQNAEHVGNLDGIKNASKILATSYQKKNQFKEAFQFQSRYIVSKDSIFNDVSRKRIAELQTDYEIEKERNKYELLRRDKENQVLWRNSLILLLALISALVALLFYRVRERRKVAELLQKRNNELALQKKVADEANTFKSELLGIAAHDLRAPLNSILGFSQLINEMPADKEFVQKHSGFIEASSKRMLRLIDDLLKTSSIDAGKLEIHRVRTDVSAFVEEMTINLAPLAAQKGQTISLKTEPDCIAPIDRERFREIFENLVINAIKYSPYGKSIEVRLTQSVGDSSPENDPTDNNRYILLVIQDEGQGFSETDMKRAFMRFQRLSSRPTGGESSTGLGLYIVKQLVELHNGKVWLQSQGKMKGSVFTVQLPTLSYKSEFYERSRG, from the coding sequence ATGATCCGCGGAAGTTGCGCAATACATAAGATTTTGTTGATTATCATATTCCTCAATTTTGGAATCGAAGCTGAAGCCTCTGACCCTAAAAGTACATCACAAATAATCGATAGTCTTCAAAATCGACTTGAAAACGTGAGTGGAAAAGAAAGGGTAGATGTCTTAAATCAATTGGCTTGGGAATATCGAGGTGAACTCGCCATTCGTTCGATTCAATACGGTGAAAGCGCACTTGAACTCGCGAAGGTTTTAGGCTATTCTAAAGGAGAGACTACCGCGCTCAGCTTTTTGGGAGTGGCGTGGAGAAACTTAGGCAATCTTTCGAAAGCGCTAGAGCTTTATTACAAAGCACTTAAAATTGCAGAAGCGACTGCCGATTCTGAAAGGGTTGCATACTCACATATCAACATTGGAAACATTTATATTTATCAAGAGAAATATGAAAAAGCTTTAACAAGCTTTCAACTTGCTCTTGAAAAAGCGGAGCCGCTCAAAAATCCTCAAATCCTTGCGTACATCTACATAAACACGGGCAGAGTCTATAATGAATTGCGACAATTTGAGAAAGCATTGTATGATTATTCACGGGCACTCAATTTGCGAGAAGGTTATTCCGATACGCGCGGAATTGCAACGGTATGTTATGAAATAGGAAATGTACTTATCGAATTGGGTCGCTTAAGAGAAGCACGGCAGTTTTTAGATCGATCAATAAATTTATCCAATAAGCATAAGTTTATTGATGAATTGGCTTACGGGTATTTGAATCTGGCGCGAGTTGAAGAGCGCTCAAATAATTTGGATCAAGCAATTATTTATGCAACAATTTCTCTACAAAATGCTGAGCACGTCGGAAATCTTGATGGGATAAAGAATGCTAGTAAAATCCTTGCAACTTCTTACCAGAAAAAAAATCAGTTCAAAGAAGCTTTTCAATTTCAATCGCGATACATTGTTTCGAAAGATTCAATTTTTAATGATGTCTCTCGAAAGCGAATTGCTGAACTTCAAACAGATTATGAAATTGAAAAGGAAAGAAATAAATACGAATTGCTTCGCCGAGATAAGGAAAATCAAGTACTTTGGAGAAATAGTTTGATTCTTCTTTTAGCGTTGATTTCTGCATTGGTTGCGCTTCTATTTTACCGAGTTCGTGAACGACGAAAAGTTGCAGAATTGCTTCAAAAGCGAAATAACGAACTTGCACTCCAAAAGAAGGTTGCAGATGAAGCAAATACCTTCAAAAGTGAATTGCTTGGAATCGCTGCCCACGACTTACGCGCACCATTGAATAGTATCTTAGGCTTTTCGCAATTAATCAATGAAATGCCGGCTGATAAAGAGTTTGTCCAAAAACATTCAGGGTTCATTGAAGCCTCTTCAAAACGAATGCTTCGTCTTATAGATGATTTATTAAAAACATCATCTATCGACGCTGGTAAGTTAGAAATACATCGTGTGAGAACGGATGTCAGTGCATTTGTTGAAGAAATGACAATTAATCTGGCTCCACTTGCTGCTCAAAAAGGTCAAACGATCTCTCTTAAAACAGAGCCGGATTGTATTGCTCCCATCGATCGCGAAAGGTTTCGTGAAATATTTGAAAACTTAGTCATTAATGCAATTAAATACAGTCCTTACGGTAAAAGTATAGAAGTGCGTTTAACTCAATCAGTCGGCGACTCTTCTCCTGAAAATGACCCAACAGACAACAATAGATATATACTTCTTGTGATTCAAGATGAAGGGCAAGGATTTTCTGAAACGGATATGAAACGCGCATTTATGAGATTTCAAAGGTTATCCTCAAGACCAACCGGCGGCGAATCGAGTACTGGGCTTGGGTTGTATATCGTCAAACAACTTGTCGAACTCCACAATGGAAAAGTTTGGTTGCAATCACAAGGAAAAATGAAAGGGTCTGTATTTACGGTTCAATTGCCAACGTTATCCTACAAATCTGAATTTTACGAGAGGTCAAGAGGCTAA
- a CDS encoding cation:proton antiporter yields the protein MHDFHFLQDLVIISALAVVVVLIFQKIKLPPVIGLIVTGIMVGNTGLKIVSDVTLISTLAELGVVLLLFAIGLEFSVEDFKKLKNIVLFGGAFQVILTVIGIGILAFWLLPLFGVESNWRTSVFLGMALALSSTAICLKLLDDRGELNQPHGKIALGILIFQDIAVVPMMIGINLLNPSSETSFTGLMKELGLLVVFAIAIIGGFRFFMPYFAKIVSALHAKEIAVLGALLLCFGSAYLTSLAGLSLALGAFIAGVIISSTDESHQISETLTPFRDALTSIFFVSVGLLLDIKVINLPLYVVLSLVVLIINATLATTVGVLLGFPLRIALIAGIALAQVGEFSFVLAELGLKNEVINPEIFQGTLAVIVITMIVTPALIAVAPRVAERLAPALEFIPLRKDGSHPEADKIASLQYDEFAPNQDAAEIKPHVVVVGYGESGRNISAVLMATNVRHVVLEKSRKQVETARKEGFKNIFIGEAKDIQRLSQLGADKADAIAICISGLKESAECISAIRELNPNSFIIVRTRQMSDVPLLYKAGASSVITEKFESSIQIFSLLLKQFDISAITILEQQEILRREFFKVIPDEKQAEEKTQQTS from the coding sequence ATGCACGATTTCCATTTTCTTCAAGACCTTGTCATAATCTCTGCTCTTGCAGTGGTTGTGGTATTAATTTTTCAAAAAATCAAACTTCCTCCGGTTATTGGTCTTATTGTCACGGGAATAATGGTTGGGAATACCGGATTAAAAATCGTCAGTGATGTAACACTCATCTCTACATTAGCTGAACTTGGTGTGGTCTTGCTTCTTTTTGCAATTGGGCTTGAGTTTTCGGTTGAAGATTTCAAGAAACTAAAAAATATTGTTCTTTTTGGTGGGGCTTTTCAAGTAATATTAACTGTAATCGGAATTGGCATCTTGGCATTTTGGCTTCTCCCGCTTTTTGGCGTAGAAAGTAACTGGAGAACCTCTGTTTTTTTAGGAATGGCGTTAGCCTTGAGCAGCACAGCGATTTGTCTTAAACTACTTGACGATCGAGGGGAGCTCAACCAACCGCACGGGAAAATCGCATTAGGCATTCTCATCTTTCAGGATATCGCTGTTGTTCCGATGATGATTGGGATTAATCTCTTAAATCCATCCAGTGAAACATCATTTACAGGTTTAATGAAGGAATTGGGGCTGTTGGTTGTGTTCGCAATTGCAATTATCGGTGGATTTCGCTTTTTTATGCCCTACTTCGCTAAGATAGTCAGTGCGTTGCATGCGAAAGAAATTGCTGTTTTAGGCGCATTATTGCTTTGTTTCGGTTCAGCGTATCTGACTTCACTCGCCGGGTTATCTTTAGCATTGGGTGCATTTATAGCCGGTGTGATTATTTCGAGCACCGACGAAAGTCATCAAATTTCCGAAACCCTTACCCCGTTTCGTGATGCTCTGACAAGCATCTTCTTTGTTTCTGTCGGTTTATTACTCGATATAAAAGTAATTAACTTACCACTCTATGTAGTTCTCTCACTTGTGGTTCTAATCATTAATGCAACTTTAGCGACAACCGTTGGTGTATTGTTAGGATTCCCTTTACGGATTGCATTGATTGCCGGAATTGCATTGGCTCAAGTTGGAGAGTTTTCGTTTGTATTGGCGGAACTTGGTTTGAAAAATGAAGTCATCAACCCCGAGATTTTTCAAGGGACTTTGGCAGTTATTGTAATTACAATGATTGTAACACCTGCCCTTATTGCGGTTGCACCACGTGTTGCAGAAAGATTAGCTCCCGCACTCGAATTCATACCATTGAGAAAAGACGGAAGTCACCCTGAGGCAGATAAAATTGCTTCACTTCAGTACGATGAGTTCGCACCAAACCAAGATGCTGCTGAAATAAAGCCACATGTGGTGGTGGTTGGTTATGGCGAAAGCGGTCGTAACATCAGTGCGGTTTTGATGGCGACGAATGTAAGACATGTAGTTTTGGAAAAATCTCGTAAACAAGTTGAAACTGCTAGGAAAGAAGGATTCAAGAATATTTTTATTGGTGAAGCAAAGGATATACAACGACTTTCACAGTTGGGCGCGGATAAAGCCGATGCCATCGCTATTTGTATTTCAGGGCTTAAGGAATCGGCAGAGTGCATTTCCGCAATTCGTGAATTGAATCCAAATTCATTTATTATTGTTCGAACAAGACAAATGTCTGATGTTCCTTTGCTCTACAAAGCAGGTGCGAGCTCGGTAATTACTGAGAAGTTTGAATCATCAATTCAGATTTTTTCTTTGCTTTTGAAGCAATTTGACATTTCGGCGATAACGATTCTTGAACAGCAAGAAATTCTTCGTAGAGAGTTCTTTAAGGTCATCCCCGATGAAAAACAGGCTGAAGAAAAAACACAACAAACATCGTAA